From the Winogradskyella forsetii genome, the window TTTTTTAAAGGAATTTGATAATACGAATTTGCCAGAAATAGTGAAGAATTTAAGAAAGCCGTTATTGATTATGCATTCGCCTTTCGACAATATTGTTGGAATTGAAAATGCAGAACAATTATATAAAAATGCACATCATCCAAAAAGTTTTATCACACTAGATAATGCTGATCATTTACTGTCCAATGAAAAAGATAGTCAGTACGCTGGAGATATGATTGGTACTTGGGCAAAACGGTATTTTCCAAAAGTTGAAAATGTAATGTTAAGTACCGAAGGCGAACAATTAGTTGGTCATTTGAATATTGAAGAAGATAATTTTACAACATCAATTCAAACCAAAAACCATAGCTTTATTGCAGATGAACCAGCTAGTATTGGTGGCAATGATTTTGGGCCTTCGCCGTACGAATATCTCAATGCAGCACTGGCAGCATGTACGGTAATGACCTTAAAAATGTACTCAGAAAGAAAAAAATGGGATCTGAAAGAAGTATTTGTATATATTTCTCATTCCAGAAAACATAGTGACGATTTACAGGTAGCTGTAGAGCAACCAAAGTACATGGACCACATTAGTAAAAAACTAAAATTTGTTGGTGATTTAGATACTAAACAACAAGAACGATTAAAAGAAATAGCATCACGTTGTCCTGTGCATAAAACCATAGCCAGCGACGTCATTTTTGAAACGGAAATTATAAATCATTAGAAGTGCAGACATTAATAAAACATACAATAACCAAAAATCGATTTTTAGAAATTAGACATCAAACGGCGTTAATTTGTAAATCGTTAAAACCTGAAGATGTTTCCATCCAACCCGTAGAATTTGTATCGCCACCAAAATGGCATTTGGCGCATTCAACCTGGTTTTTTGAACAATTTGTTTTAACAAAATACAAGTCGGGTTATAAAGTTTTTAATGATGATTTCGCTTACTACTTCAATAGCTATTACAACAATGTGGGAAAACGCGTGATGAGAGCAAATCGTGGCACTATGACACGCCCTACTTTGGATGAAGTTTTAAAATACAGAACCTATGTAAACCAAAAGCTTTCAGATTTTATCGAAGAAGGCATTTCGGATGTCATTTCAGAGGTTATAGAAATCGGCCTGCAACACGAACAGCAACATCAAGAATTATTAATTTACGATATCAAGTACATTTTTGGTCATCAACCTTCGTTTCCTGTTTTGGATTTTCAAGTTCAATTACAAAAAGAAAATCAACCACAAGAATTCATTCATATTGATGAAGGCGTTTACGAAATTGGTCATGATAACGACGGGTTTTGTTTTGACAACGAATTAGGACGGCACAAGGTTTATCTTCATGATTTTGAAATTTACAATCGGCTTGTTACCAATTCAGAATATATTGAATTTATAGAAGCTGGTGGTTACCAAGATTTTAATCTTTGGCATGCTGATGGTTGGGAGTTTGTTCAAAATAACGATTTAAAATCGCCAATGTATTGGCACCAAGTTGATGGCAAATGGATGCAGTATACTTTACAAGGTTTTAAAGAAGTGGAAGGGGATTTGCCAGTAAAGCATATGACATTTTACGAAGCTTTTGCTTACGCACAATGGAAAAACATGCGATTGCCAACCGAGTTTGAATGGGAAGTGGCCTCAAAGCACTTTAACCATGGGCAACTTTGGGAATGGACCAATAGTGCTTATTTACCTTATCCAAACTATACCAAAGTTGAAGGCGCACTTGGCGAGTACAATGGTAAATTTATGGTCAATCAAATGGTATTGAGAGGAGGTTCGGTAGCAACCTCTAAAAACCATTGCAGACCAACTTATAGAAACTTTTTTACAGCTGACATGCGTTGGCTATTTTCAGGAATTAGATTAGCAAGATAAGCCCATAATGGGCATTTGGCAAAATGATATTTGTAATAATAAAAACTATTCTTAATGACAAAGAATAATGCATTAGACATTGAAATGAAAAACACTTTCGCACAAGACGTGCTTAAAGGCTTAACTGCCAAAAACAAACATTTACCATCTAAGTATTTTTATGATGATAATGGAAGTCGCATATTTCAGGAAATTATGAATATGCCAGAGTATTATCCTACCAATGCAGAGTTTGAGATTCTTTCCATGCAATCCAAACAGATATACAAGGCGCTCAAGTTTTCAGAACCTTTTAATATTATTGAATTAGGTGCTGGAGATGGCTTTAAAACTTTCAAGCTTTTAGAATATTTGGTAAATCATAATGTTGATGTTCATTACATCCCTATCGATATTTCCCAAGAGGCTATGGATTTACTTTCGAATCGATTGACAGAAAAATTGCCTAGTTTGAAAATACATCCAAAAGTGGGTGATTATTTTGAAATATTAAAGGGTAATCTCGAAAGCGACTACCCAAGTATGTTGCTATTTTTAGGTGGAAATATTGGGAATTATCAAGAAGAAAAAGCGAAAGAACTATTAAACCTTTTTAATAAAAACATGAAGGTTGGTGACAAGCTTCTAATAGGTTTCGACCTAAAGAAAAACCCAATAATTATTCATAACGCTTATTACGATGCGCATGGCATTACAAAGCGTTTTAATCTCAATTTATTAATCCGAATTAATAGAGAGCTGGATGCGGATTTTAAAATTGATGATTTCGATTTCTACAGTTATTACAATCCTGCAACTGGAAATGTGAAAAGTTATCTGGTAAGTTTAAGAAAACAGACCGTTGAACTGAAAAATTTAAATAAATCCATAGATTTTGATTATGACGAATTAGTATGGACTGAGCTTTCAAAAAAATATGCTATTGAAGAAATCCATAACTTAGCAAAGCAAACGGATTTTGCATTAAACTCCAATTTCTTGGATTGTAAACACTTCTTCACTGATAGTCTTTGGGAAAAAATGGCATAAGGATTAATATCGGTAGGAATATGGCTAAGAAACTAACTCAAAAAAAGGGTTATTTACAACAAAAAATAAAATATGATTAAGTTATACAAAATAGCGGTATTATTTATTGCTGTTGCTTTCTTAATAGGTTGCGCCACTTCAAAGGCACAATATAAAGAAGAAGCTGATAAAACCAACGAATTACCAGATAAAGACATAGAGAAAACCTTCTATTTAATTGGTGATGCTGGTAAGTCGCCACAAGGTGGTATGTCTAAAGCCTTAACAGCGTTTAAGAATCATACCGCTGATAAAAATACAACCGAAGACTTTGTGCTTTTTTTAGGAGATAATATTTATCCTGATGGATTGCCGAAGAAAGGTGAAAAAGGGCGTTCGGAGGCGGAAAATGCTTTAGACGGACAACTAAAATCCATTGAAGGTTTTAATGGTGAAGTACTCTTTATTCCAGGAAATCACGATTGGTATGCTAACGGCCTTAAAGGTTTGAAACGCGAGGAAAAGTATATTGAAGAAGCCTTGGTGAAGAAGGCTTTCGAACCTGATAATGGTTGTCCTCTTGAGGATTTTGACATCGGAGATGATATTAAGCTTATTGTCATAGATACACAATGGTATTTAGAAAACTGGAACAATCATCCCACCATGAATGACGAATGCGAAATAAAGACGAGGGAACGGTTCTTCCTAGAGTTAGAGGGCGAACTGAAAAAAGCACAAAACAAGACTATAGTATTTGCCATGCATCATCCTATGTATACCAATGGTGTTCATGGAGGTCAGTATGCATTTTCCAAACATTTGTTTCCAACACAGAAAAAATTGCCCCTACCTGTTTTGGCCTCTTTGGCAACTCAGATTAGAACACAAGGCGGTGTTTCTATTCAAGACCGTTATAATGAGCGTTATAACAACCTAATGAACCGTTTGGAGACCATGACTCTAGATACGGAAAACGTCATATTTGTTTCAGGCCATGAGCATACACTTCAATATTTGGAAAAAGGAAAAATTAAACAAATTGTTTCTGGTTCTGGAGCCAAAGAAGGGTATGCATCCCTAAAGAATACAAGCTTATTCAGCTATGGAAAACAAGGTTTTGCAGAGTTAACCGTTTTCAAGGATGGCAGTAGTTGGGTGACTATGTATGGCGCAGAAAATGGTAGTGCCACCAAGCTCTTTGTAAAGGAAATTTTTCCACCTACAGCGCAATATGATGTGTCTCAATTACCGGATAGCTTCCCTCAAGAAATTGAAACTTCGGTTTACACAAAGGAACAAACTGAAAAAACCGGCTTTTTTGAATCTATTTGGGGAGATCATTACAGAGATGTTTATAGTCAGAAGATTAAAGCAGATGTTGCCACTTTAGATACGCTTTATGGTGGTTTGGAAATTGTAAGAACTGGTGGAGGTCATCAAACACGCTCTATAAGACTTAAAACAAAAGATGGCAGAGAGCTCAACATGCGAGCGCTTAAAAAAAGTGCCACACAATATTTACAGACCGTTTTATTTAAAGACACTTATATACAAGATGAGTTTGAAAGAACGGCTGTTGAAGGTCTGATTTTGGATTTTTACACCGCAGCGCATCCCTATGCATTTATGGTAGTACCAGATTTGTCTGATGCTGCCGAAATATATCACACCAATCCTAGGATTTTCTATATTCCAAAGCACAAATATTTAGGGAAATATAATAAGGATTATGGAGATGAACTCTACATGATTGAAGAACGTCCGGAGGAAAACTATACCGACGAGCGTAATTTTGGTTATGCTGATGATATTGAAAGTACGCATGATATTATTGAAAAGGTACGGGAAGATGAAAAGTATAAAATAGATGATAATGCTTATGTAAGAGCACGTTTATTTGATATGCTGATTGGCGATTGGGATCGCCACCAAGACCAATGGCGTTGGGCGCAATTTGACCAAGAAAATGGCGATAAGCTCTTTAGGCCAATTCCAAGGGATAGAGACCAAGTGTTTTCAAATTTTGATGGTGGTTTATTGGATGTGATGAGAGTCATTGCAGGTCCAACAAAACAACTTCAGGTCTATGATGAAACATTGGAAGATATTAAATGGATGAATTCCGCAGGTATAAAATTAGATCGTGTATTGGTGCAACAATCAACTAGGGAACAATGGTTAAAACATGCTAAATTTCTCCAAGATAATATTACGGACGATGTCATTGAAGAAGCATTTTCTAAGGTGCCAGAAGCTGCTCAAGATGAAACACTTGACGATATAAAAAAGAAACTTAAAGGACGACGCGGTAACCTTGTGGATATTGCCACACGTTATTACGAATACTTAAACGGTTTGGTAATCCTTACAGGTACTGATAAGGATGATTACATCGAAGTAACTAGAATTGGGGACAACGAAACCCATGTAAAGATATCTAGAATTAAAGATGGTGAAAAAGGGGAAGTTATTGTCGATAGAACGTTTAATAAAGATGTGACTAAAGAAATTTGGGTCTACGGTTTGGATGACAAAGATATATTTGAAGTGAGCGGCAAAGCCAATAATTTAATATTTACCAGATTAATTGGCGGACAGGAAAATGATACGTACATCATTAAGAATGGAAGACGAATTAAAATATACGATCACCAAAGTAAACCTAATACCATACAGGAGAAGAAAGGAGGAACACTGCGATTGACTGATGTTTATAAATTGAATCTTTTTGATTACCAAAAAAACATCGTAAACACTGGTGTAATCACGCCAGCCATCGGCTTTAATCCAGATGATGGTTTTTCTTTGGGCTTATCTTATGTTTCAACCATAAATGGTTTTCAGCGTAATCCGTTTTCGCAACAACACCGTTTTAAAGGTGGTTACTTTTTTGCTACAAGTGGATTTTCCCTTAATTATGATGGCGAATTTGCTAACATAAAAGACGATTGGAATTTACACGTTGGCGGTCAATTTACCTCAGAAAATTTCGCCAATAATTTTTTCGGTTACGGTAATGAAACAGAGAATTTGGACGATGAATTAGACTTAGATTATAATCGTGTAAAAACCAGTATTTATATGGCTAAAGTCGGAATTTTGAAGAAAGGTAATTTTGGTAGTGATTATGGTTTCCGAGCAATAATAGAAGGTATTGAATTAGGTGAAACGCCTGATAGATTTATAACGAGTTTTGCTAATGCTTCAGAAGATGGTTTTTTCGACCGTAGAATCTTTGGAGCACTTGAAGCAGAATACAATTATGAGAGTTTTGATAAAAAACTTGCACCGACGAGAGGGATGACCTTTCTTTTAAATATAGGAGCAAAAACTGAAATTGACAATACGAAATATACATATGGTTATATCAATTCCAATTTAGGATTTTATAATGCGATTTCAAGAAATAGAAAATTAGTTTTGAAAACCGATTTACGAACACAGTTTAGGATAGGTAATGATTTAATATTTTATCAGGCTGCAAATATTGGAGGGCAAAACGGACTAAGAGGTTTTAGAACAGAACGCTTTACCGGTCGAAATTCTTTAGTCGGAAGTACGGATTTGAGATATGCCTTTAATCAATTCAAAACAGGTATATTGCCATTGCAAGTCGGCGTTTTTGGTGGTTTCGATGTCGGAAGAGTTTGGCTTAAAGACGATTTTTCAGATAAATGGCACAACGATTATGGAGGTGGTTTTTGGGTAACGGCCGCAGATAGCCTTTCAGGAACATTTAACTTATTCAATAGTGTAGAAGGTTTGCGATTTTCATTCGGATTTGGACTCAATTTTTAATTCATTAATGTGAAAAACTATTTTTATAGAATTTGGAATTCACTAGAGAAGCTAGAGAGCAATATTGCTTTCTATCCCACAATTATTAGTCTTTTTGGGCTTCTCTTTGCGTTTTTTATGATTTATTTAGAAAGTAAAGGTGTTTCTAAATATTTAATAGAACATGCACCAATTTTAGTGGTCAATAATACCGAAACGGCAAGGGTACTTCTAACCACATTTATTGCAGGTCTAATTTCTATTATGGTGTTTAGTTTTTCATTGGTAATGATTTTACTCAATCAAGCGTCGAGTAATTTTTCGCCAAGGGTACTGCCAGGATTGATTTCTAACAGAAGGCATCAGATTATACTCGGTATTTACAATTCCACATTGCTTTACTGTATTTTCACGCTGGTTTCCATTACACCAAATGGCGACAAATATCAAATGCCTGGTTTTTCAGTGTTATTGGGAATTATTTTCATGACTGAAAGTTTGGGTGCTTTTATTTATTTTATCCATTCCATTTCGCAAGAGATTCAAGTGAATACCATAATGGATAAAATCTTTAGAAAGTCTAAAGCACGTTTAGAAAAGTTGGTGGAAGCTGAAAAACATATTGACACGGACTTTGAAGATTCGTCAGATTGGAAAAGCATCATGGCAAATACTACAGGATACATGCAAGATGTAAGCTTAAAATCACTTGCTGGTTTAGCAGAAGAACATAATTTGAAAATAGCAATTGTTCCTATAAAAGGTGCATATATCCTAAAAGGGATTCCTGTACTTAAGTACAAGGGCGAACCCAATGAAGAGATGGACGATGAAGAGGATTTAGAAACAAAGCTAATTAATGCTATAACATTTTCCAATAATGAATTAATAGAAGATAATTATATACTTGCCTTTAAACAAATCACAGAAATTGCCTTAAAAGCTATGTCTCCAGGTATTAATGATCCAGGAACATGCATCAATGCTATTGATTATCTTACGGAACTTTTTGCATTACGAATGACCAAAAAAGACAATAGCTATTATTTTAATGACGATAAAAAAGCAGTTATCCATATTAAAACCGTTAGTTTTGAAGAGTTGTTATATAATGTTATGGCAGCCATGCGAAATTATTGCAAACACGATATTATAGTGGTTCAAAAATTATTTATCATGTTTCAATATTTGCTTCAACAGAATAATGTGTTGAACGAAAACTATAAAGAAGCCATTATAAAGGAAGTGATCAACCTTAAAAAGGATGCTCTAAATAATCATAACAACGAGGCAGATATTAAAACCATAGAAGATTATATTTCCAAACTTCGACATGTGAATCCTTCAGAATATACTTTTGAAACTTAACATAAAGGATTTTGATTTTTTAACCTTCATTTCATCATGTCCAATTAAATTACCAAATGTCAAACCATAAAGATATCATTATAATTGGAGGTGGAGCAGCAGGTTTTTTCGCAGCTATTAACATTGCCGAACAGCACCCAGAATTATCAGTCGCTATTTTGGAACGCGGAAAAGAAGGACTACAAAAGGTGAAAATCTCAGGTGGTGGACGATGTAACGTGACCCATGCCGAGTTTATCCCTTCGGAATTAGTACAGAATTATCCAAGAGGAGAAAAAGAACTTTTGGGACCCTTTCATAGTTTTATGACAGGCGATACCATTGCTTGGTTCGAAGAACGCGGTGTAGAGTTGAAAATTGAAGAAGATGGAAGAATGTTCCCTGTCTCAAATTCATCACAAACTATTATTAATTGCTTTTTGGAGGAAGCCGAAAAACATCAGGTTGAGGTATTGTATAACCATGCTGTGAAAACTATTCATCCTTTAGAAACTGGCTTTGAAATTGAAACTTCACAAGGCCTTTTTCAATCCAAAAAACTATTGGTCGCCACCGGAAGCAATCCAAAAATCTGGAAGTTGCTTGAGAATTTAGGCCACACTATTATTCAACCAGTTCCATCTTTATTTACTTTTGATATTAAGGATAAACGCATCAAGAATATTCCCGGAGTCGTTGCTAAAAATGTTGACATTAAAGTCGTAGGAACCAGTTTAGAATCCAACGGCCCATTATTAATTACACATGTCGGCATGAGTGCGCCTGCCATTTTAAAACTATCAGCTTTTGGAGCTGTTGAGCTGGCCAAACGCAATTATAATTTTAAGATTGAAGTGAATTTTATTCAACTGGATTTTGAGATGTGTTTAGAAGCACTTAAAAATTATAAACAAGAGTTTGCTAAAAAATCAGTGGTAAAATCTGCGCAATTCGATTTACCAAAACGCCTTTGGAAAACGTTGGTTTCAGCTTCAGACATAGCCGAAACAGAACGATGGGCAGATATTAATAAACAACAATTAGAAGCCTTAAGTTCTCAATTAACCCAAGCTATTTTTCAAGTGACGGGAAAAAGTACATTCAAGGAAGAATTTGTGACGGCAGGTGGTGTAGATTTAAAAGAAGTAAACTTTAAAACCTTTGAAAGCAAACGAATTCCTAATCTCTATTTTGCAGGTGAAGTGATTAATGTTGATGCCGTTACAGGTGGCTTTAATTTTCAGAATGCATGGACAGGCGCTTATATTGCGGCTCTGTCTATTATGCTACAATAATTTTCATTATTTCCTGCATAAGTCAAAATGATGGCTTTAAAATCTTCAAAAATATAAGGTTTGGTAATAATCTGATCAAAACCTGCTACTTCAGCTTTAGTGGAAATTTCGGCCGAATTTAGCGCGGTTAGTGCCAGTATAGGAATATGAGAATTAAACATTCTAATATGCTTGGTCACTTCATAACCGTCCATGTCTGGCATATTAATATCCATTAGAATCATGTCAAAATCCTTTTGTTTCACTAGAGATATCGCTTCTCTGCCATTAGCAATGGTTTCACAACTAAACCCGTTTATTTTTTCGATGTTCTTTTGTGTAATCAGCAGATTGATTTTGTTATCATCGACGACTAAAACGCGTACATCACGTTTCGGTAAAATTGATGCTCCTATACGTTGTTCTAAGCCTTTTGATAGTTTAAATTCTATGTCAAAGAAAAAACAGGTGCCTTCATTTGGCGTGGATACAAAATCGATATCGGCATTATGACTTTCCAATAGGGTTTTTACAATATATAAGCCCAGACCAGAACCACTACTGTTTTTATTTAGAAACGCTTTGTTTTCAAAGGCACTAAATACTATTGAGCGATGCTCCTCTTTTATGCCAATACCAGTATCTTTAATTTCAAAACGTAATGTGACTTCATCGTTAGTTCTTTCCTGTTCAAAAACGTTTATGGAAATAGAGCCTTTTTTAGTATAACGGATGGCATTATAGGCCAAATTGATGAGTATTTGACTAAACGCCACTTTATCGATCAAGATATATTCGTTATCATCAGATGCGTCAATATGTACTTTGAGTTCTAAACCTTTGTTTTCTGCTGCAATGGCTACTGTGCTTAGAACATGACCAACAATTTTCTTGATTCTATCTGGTTTTAATCGAAGGTTTTTTTTCTCAAATTTTAGTCGGTTGGCCTGTAAAATGTTATCGATTAAAATGGACATATAATTACTTGATGATATCAGCGAGTCCAAATAAGACTGTTTTTTAGTATCGTCATTTTCTTGGTCTATAAGTGTTGCCAAACCACTAATACCATAAATTGGTGTACGAAGTTCGTGACTTAATACGGAGAAAAATTCAAGTCTATCTTTATCAATAGCCTTAAGTTTAGAGTTTGAGGCTTTTAACGCTTCATTGATATTGACAATATTCTTTCTTGCTTTAAAATAGAAGTAAAAGATGGTCAAAATTACAATCAAGGCTATACTCATCACAACTGTACTTATTAAGAATATCTCTGAATTTCTGGCATTTTGATTTCTTACTTCATTTGATAATTTTAGTTCTTGTTCAGCATTTATAATTTTAGAAATCAGCTCACCATTTCTGTTATTTTGTTTTTCAACATTTGTAAGTGCTTTATATTTATAAGCGTCAGATTTTAAGAGATATTTAGTAGCCGAATCTAAATTTTTAATATTGTTGGTGTAATAGATGTATTTATAATAGTTAAAAGTGGCTAATTTGCGGTAAGAGTTCACATCTGTATCCAATGATGTTTTAAGTTTTTCTTCATTGATTAAAAATAGCAGATCATAACCATTGGCTTTGAATTTAGATAATTTTACCTTTGCTAAGGCTCTGTGGTATTGATAGGATTGGAATAAATTCTTTTTTAGATTTTCAGTACGGTAACTTTTGGAGTAATTGAGTTTTTCAAAATCTGTGGAGTTTAAAGCTTCTAGACCAATTTTACTATAGGCTAACATACTTTTGTTATCATTACTGAAGTAGTCTTTTTTTATTTTATATTCCAGATTGATGAAATAAATCTCACTATTTAGAGCTTTGGAAACCGCTTCGGCTTTAGGAAAAATACTGTCAAATTTCTTGTAGTTCTTTTCATAAACATAAGTATATAGCAAACCAGATAATGATCGGTCTATTCCTTTTTTGTCGTTAAGGGAATCGTATATTTTAAATGCTTTTTTGTGGTAGGATTCAGCAGTTTTGAAATTAGACAATTTTGCCAACACATTGCCTAATGCATTATAAGATTTAGCTTCCGTCGGTTTTAAGTTATATTCTTGAGAAAAGCTAATTGCTTCGTTAAGTAATAGTGTGGCTTTATACAAACTGTCGTTTTTTACCAATAAATCAAGTTTATAGGTATCAAAGGCACAATTAAAACTGCTATCAGCTTTTGTAAGTGGTTCTTGTGCGCACACAATTAAGCCATTAAATAGTAGGCAAACAAACAAAATAATAACAGTGTTCGATTTGGGAAAACACATGACATTATAGTATTAATGCAGTAAAACTACACCATTTCTTTAATTTAGCAACGTTTTGTCGTGTTTATTTGCGTTTGGTGGATTTTGTTTATTTGGCTGCTTTTATTAGATAGCAGTTAATTTAAAGATTTTAAATGGGTTAGAATGAATTGTTAAATTTTGAAAAAATTATATATACAATATATATATTTGATATATAAAAAATTTATTAATGATGGGAAAGACAAAAAAATTGATAGAGTTAGACGATAAAGCCATCGCTATTTTAGAAAAACAAGCCAAGCTTCAAAAACGCTCGTTAAAAAATTATATTGAGTTTACGCTTGAAGATATTGCCATGCGCTACAGCGAACCATCAGAAGAATATAAAAAGATGATGGATGATATGTTAGATAGAGTAGATAGGGGAGAAATAGAATTTATACCAGTCCAAGACTTTAGGAAAAAGTATGATTTATAAACTGATTATTAGTCCTGAGGCTTTTCGTGAAATTGAATTAGCAGAATGTTTCTTTAAAATTAAAGGCGTCGAACAATCATTTTTAAATGACTTAAA encodes:
- a CDS encoding response regulator codes for the protein MCAQEPLTKADSSFNCAFDTYKLDLLVKNDSLYKATLLLNEAISFSQEYNLKPTEAKSYNALGNVLAKLSNFKTAESYHKKAFKIYDSLNDKKGIDRSLSGLLYTYVYEKNYKKFDSIFPKAEAVSKALNSEIYFINLEYKIKKDYFSNDNKSMLAYSKIGLEALNSTDFEKLNYSKSYRTENLKKNLFQSYQYHRALAKVKLSKFKANGYDLLFLINEEKLKTSLDTDVNSYRKLATFNYYKYIYYTNNIKNLDSATKYLLKSDAYKYKALTNVEKQNNRNGELISKIINAEQELKLSNEVRNQNARNSEIFLISTVVMSIALIVILTIFYFYFKARKNIVNINEALKASNSKLKAIDKDRLEFFSVLSHELRTPIYGISGLATLIDQENDDTKKQSYLDSLISSSNYMSILIDNILQANRLKFEKKNLRLKPDRIKKIVGHVLSTVAIAAENKGLELKVHIDASDDNEYILIDKVAFSQILINLAYNAIRYTKKGSISINVFEQERTNDEVTLRFEIKDTGIGIKEEHRSIVFSAFENKAFLNKNSSGSGLGLYIVKTLLESHNADIDFVSTPNEGTCFFFDIEFKLSKGLEQRIGASILPKRDVRVLVVDDNKINLLITQKNIEKINGFSCETIANGREAISLVKQKDFDMILMDINMPDMDGYEVTKHIRMFNSHIPILALTALNSAEISTKAEVAGFDQIITKPYIFEDFKAIILTYAGNNENYCSIIDRAAI